DNA from Petropleomorpha daqingensis:
CCACGGGCTCCGACCGGTTCGCCGCCGCGCGGTTGGCCGACGGGCCGAGGTCGTGCGTCGCGGCCGCGATCACCGCGCCCGCGCCGATGGCGACCCCGTCGCCGATCTCGACCGACGCGCTGCCGGGGTCGACGATCGTCGCGCTGTTGAGGTAGCAGCCCTCGCCGATGCGCACCCGGCCGCCCTTGAAGAAGACGCTGTGCTCGATCCGGGTGCCGGCGCCGACGGGGATCCCCGCCAGCCGGAGCAGCGGCGGCCGCAGCCCCTCCGGCAGCCAGCGCGACGGGATCACGCACCGGCGGAGCAGTCCGCTCAGTGCGCTGCGCGCTGAAGGCATCCCGTCCCCCTATTTCGGGCGAGCCATTCTTCGAACGGCCGCCCGAAAACCGTAATGTCGGGGTACCGGTGGAAGGCAGGGAAATGGCGGCTGCATCGCTCTCCAGGGGGACGTCGTCCCCGTTGCGGATCGCCGTCGTGCACAGCTTCTACCGGAGCGACTCGCCCAGTGGTGAGAACGCGATGGTCGACGCCCAGGTGGCGGCCCTCCTCCGGCGCGGTCACGAGGTGCGCCTGTTCGCGGCCGCCAGCGACGACGTGGGCGGCCCGCTCGGGGCGCTCCGCCAGGCGGTCACCGTCGCGACCGGCGCCGGCCGCGCGCCGGTGCGCGACTGGGCCCCGGACGTCGTCCACCTGCACAACACCTTCCCCAACCTGGGCCGGCGGTGGACGGCGCGGCTGGACGTGCCGCTCGTCGCGACCCTGCACAACTACCGGCCGCTGTGCGCTGCCGCGACGCTGTACCGCGACGGTGCGGTGTGCACCGAGTGCGTCGACTCCGGCCGGCACCGTGGTCTCGTGCACGGCTGCTACCGCGGCTCCCGGCTCGCCACGCTCCCGCTCACCCTCGGCCAGCGCGGCGCCGACGACCCGGTGCTGCGCTCGGCGGCCGTCCTCACCGCCCTCTCGCCGTCCCAGGCCGAGCGGTTCGTCGCGGCCGGGGTGCCCGCCGAGCGGCTGCGGGTGCTGCCGAACTTCGTCCCGGACGACCTGGCACCCGCGCCGGGCCCCGGCGGGCACGCCTGGCTCTACGCCGGTCGGCTGACCGCCGACAAGGGGATCGCCGACGCGGTGCACGCCTGGCCCGCCGAGATCCCGCTGGTCGTCGTGGGCGACGGTCCCGCGGCCGACGACGTCCGGGCGGCGGCGCGCGGCAAGCAGGTGGACGTCCGCCCGCCGCTGTCCCGGCCGGAGGTGCTCGACCTGCTCGGCCGCAGCCGGGGCCTGGTCTTCCCCAGCCGCTGGCCCGACCCGTTCGGCCTGGTCTACGCCGAGGCCCTGGCCGCCGGCACCCCCGTGCTCGCCACGCACCCCTCGGCGGCGGCCGCCATGGCCGGGCAGGACGGCGCGGGCCTGGCGGTCGACGCGGTCACCCCTGAGCTCGTCCGGCGGGCGCACGCGGACTTCGCCGGCGGGCGGCCGGCCGCGCGCCGCGCCTTCGAGGCGCGGTACACCGAGGCGGCGCACGTCGCCGCCCTCGAGGAGGTCTACGCCGAGGCGATCGGCGTGCCCACCACCCGCTCGCGGAGGAGCGTCAGCAGAGCCTGAGCCGCGCTCGGCCAGTTCAGCGTCGAGGTGTAGAACTCGCGCGCTCCCTGCCGCAGCGCGGCGTGCTCGGCCGGCCGCGCCCACGCGCCCGCGATGCGCGCGGCCGCCGCGTCCACGAACTCGGCCGGCGGCAGCACCCATCCGGACCGGCCCGGCGCCAGCATCGACGCCGTCCCGCCGACGTCGGCGGTGATCACCGGGACCCCGTGCGCCTGGGCCTCGGCCAGCACGACCGGCGTGCAGTCGGCACGCGTGGGGAGCAGGAAGAACGCCGCCGACGCGTACAGCTCCGCCAGCCGGGCGGCGGCCTGCGGGTCGTCCTTCTCCAGGCTGCCGTGCACGGTGACGAAGCCCGGCACGGCGACCACGGACGGCGGCCGGCAGCCGACGACGTCCAGGGTGGCCGGGACCCCCAGCGACCGCAGCCGGGCGGTGGTGGCCACCGCGAGGTCAGCGCCCTTGCGCTCCCAGCCGCGCCCCACGAGCAGCAGCCGGCACCCGTCGTCCCGGCGGTCGGCGAGCGGGCCGGGGTCGGCGACGTTGGCACCGAACGGCACCACGGCCACCTTGTCCGGGGGCAGGCCGTAGTCCGCGACCGCCGAGCGGGCCGCCCACGCCGAGGAGTAGACCGCCAGCGACACCCGCTCCAGCGCGGACCGTTCCATCGCGTGCCCCATGCGCAGGTACCGCCGGGAGAGGCCGGTGTAGTCGGCGTAGAAGTCGACCAGGCCGGCGAACGTCGCGTCGGTGTAGGTCACGACCGGGACGTCGGTGCGCAGCCGCGCCACCGGAAGGGTGCCCGGGGCCAGGACGACGTCGGGCGACGTGGCCGAGATCGCGCGCTCCACCTGCCGCGCGTAGCCGTCGAGCACGACCGGCTCGCGCAACCGCGACCAGGTACCGGGCGCGACGGAGTTGCGCAGGCGTTGCAGCACCTTGAGCGGGAGCCCGAACCGCTCACCCAGCGGTCCGGCCAGGACGACGTCCGCCCCGGCCGCCCGCAGCGATGCGGCCAGGTGGAACGGCGTGCCCGACCACGCGCGCACGTCGCGGGCGTCCTCGACGGACGCGAGCAGGATCCGCACGGCTCAGTGGCCGCGGCTCTCGGCGAGCGGGGTGCTCTGCGCGGTGCGCGGGCGCACCGGCGGCACGGCGATCGCCGGGCCCTGCGGCGCCCGGCGGCGGGCCCAGCGGCGCCGCGTGCTCGCCGGCTGGACGCCGTACCCGTAGGCGACCGGCGCCGCGCGGTGGGGGACCTGCGTCATCACGACGCCGAGCAGCCGCGCGCCGAGCCGGTCGAGGGAGGCCGCGCTGCGCTGCAGGTCCTCGGCGTCGACCTTGCCCCAGCGCGCGCAGAGCAGCACGCCGTCCACGAGACCGGCGAGCGCGCCGGCGTCGGCGACCGGGAGCAGCGGCGGTGCATCGATCAGCACGACGTCGTGCGTGCCGGCCAGCTCCGCCAGCAGCGTGGCGAACGCCTCGGAGGCGAGCAGCTCGCTCGGGTTGGGCGGCAGCGGCCCCGCGCCGAGCACCTCCAGAGCGCCGTCGCGGACCGGCTGCAGCACCTCGTCCAGCTCCGCCGCGCCGGTCAGCACGCTGGTGACGCCGACCCCGGACACCAGGCCGAGGTAGCGGGTCAGCCGCGGGCGGCGCAGGTCGCCCTCGACCAGCGCCACCCGGTTGCCCGACTCGGCCAGCGCCACGGCGAGGTGCCCGGCCAGCGTCGTCTTGCCCTCACCGGGCACCGAGCTGGTCAGCAGGATGGTGCGCGGCGGCCGGTCGACGTCGAGGAAGGCCAGGTTGGTCCGCACGTGCCGGATCGCCTCGGCCGCGGGCGAGCTGGTGTGCGGCGCGGGCGGCTGTCCCTCGGACAGATGGGCGGCCACCGGGACGTGCCCGATCACCGGGGCGCCGGTCAGCGCGGAGGCGGTGTCGTCGTCCTTGACCGTGGTGTCGAGCCGGTCGCGGACGACGGCCACCAGCACGGCCAGCACCAGGCCGAGCACCGCGCCCAGGGCGACGTTGGCGCGCAGGTTCGGCGAACTCGGCGCGGTGGGGAGCTCCGGGGTCGCGATCACCGTGATCTTGATCGGCGAGGTGGTGGTGCCGCGCGGCGTCTCGAGGTCGTCGACGAGGTCGGCGAACTGCGTGTCCACGGAGCGGGCGATCGAGTAGGCGCCCTGCGCGGTGTCGTCGGTGACGGTGATGTCGAGGATCGTCGTGTCCGTCACGACGGTCGCCGACAGCCGGGACATCACCTGCTGCGCCGTCGCGTCCAGGCCGAGGTCGTCGATCACCGCCGACGCCAGCTCCTTGCTGGTGGCCAGCTGGGCGTACGAGGCGACCTTGCCCTGGGCGTAGTAGTTGCCCTGCACGGCGGTGCTGAGATCGTCCGCGCCGGTGGTGGAGACGAACAGCTGCGTCGTCGCCGTGTACCGCTCGGGCAGCGCGGCGCTCACGCCGAAGGCCGCACCGCCGCCGAGCACCACACCGACGAGCAGCAGCGCCCATGCCCGGCGGGCCAGCCGCAGGTACCTCCGCGCGTCCATCACGCCCCCACCCGCTCGACGGCGAACTCCTCGGCCAGGCGCATGCCCGGCTGCGGCCGCCGCAGCGACCCGACCGGCAGCGATCGGACCACCGGCCGGCGCAGGTCGCGCAGCGCGACCCGCGCGAAGAACAGCAGCCCGAGCGTGTAGCGCCGCCACAGCCGGCCGGGCTCGCTGGCGAAGCGGAACAGCCACTCCAGCGCGGCGCGCTGCACCCAGCGCGGCGCCTCGGACTTCGTCCCGGCCAGGAAGTCGAACGCGGCGCCGACGGCGACCACCGGTCGGTCGAGGGCGGCGGCCAGCCGCTGCGCCTCGATGTCCTGCTTCGGCGTGCCCAGCCCGACCCAGACGACGTCGGCGCCGCTGGACCGGATGCGCTCGTCCTGCGCCGCCCGCTCGTCGTGGGTCAGCGGACGGAACGGCGGCGCCTCGGCGCCGACCACCCGGCAGCCGGGAAAGCGCTCGGCGATCACCGTCTGCAGCCTCTCCAGCGTCTCGGCGGTGCCGCCGAGCAGGTAGTGCCGCACCGCCGCGCGGCGGCCGACGTCGAGCACGTGCGGGAAGAAGTCCGGGCCGCGGACCTGCGCTGCGACCGTCGACGAGCCGTGCCGGCGGCCCAGTGCGCGGAGCACCCAGGCCACGGGCTTGCCGTCGGCGAGGTTGACGCCGTCGCCGCGCAGCACCGATGCGTAGCCCCGCTGCCGGTGGGCCAGGGCGATCGACCACGTGTTGACCAGTCGCCAGGGCACGCCGGTGCGCAGCCCCTGCGGGGAGAGCAGCAGCCGGGTGGCGGCGTCGAGGTCGAGATGGGCGAACGACATCCCGGCCAACGGGGTCGCGCGGGTGCCGGGCGACATCCGGGTTCCCCTTCCGAGCGGTGGTCCTTGCCGACAAGCACACCCGCTCGGGGAGCTTCCCCGGAACGGTTGACGCCCGGACGTGACCCGGAGGGGGGAGCGGGTCCCCTCGGAACGGTCCAGAGGTCCTCTGACCAGCTGATACTCCGGACGACGACTTGGACGACGAGCGGAGAACCACAGTGACCTCGGCACCCGAGGCCGGCAGCGCCACCGACACGGCGTTCCTGACCGTGCTCACCCCGGCTTTCCGGGCCGCTTCCTTCCTGCCCGCCAACCTGGCCAGCGTCGCCGGCACGGGGGCCCAGCACGTGGTCATGGACGGCGGCTCCGACGACGGCACCGTGCCGCTGCTCGAGGCGGCCTCCTCGGTCGTGTGGCGCTCCGAACCCGACCGCGGCCAGTCGCACGCGCTGAACAAGGCCCTGGCACACGCCGACGGCACCTGGGTGGGCTGGCTCAACGCCGACGAGTTCTACCTGCCCGGGGTGCTCGAGTGGGTGCAGGAGCGGCTGCGCGCCGACGACGTCGACGTCCTGTACGGCGACTGGGCGGAGGTCGACCTCGAGGGGCGCCTGCTGCGGCTGGTGGCCAACCACGGGTACTCGGCCGAGGTCCTGCGGCGGGGCAGCTGCTACGTGCCGTCCTGCGCCACCTTCATCCGACGCGAGCTGCTCGAGCAGGTCGGTGGGTGGCGCGAGGACATCCGCACGATCATGGACTGGGACCTGTGGCTGCGCCTGGACGCGGCCGGCGCCCGCTTCCGGTACGAGCCGGTCGTCATGTCCGGCTTCACCCGCCACCCGGGTCAGGTGACGGCGCGGTTCACCGAGCTGACCCGGGTCGAGCAGGACCGGATGCGTTCGGAGTTCGGCATCGACCTCCCCGCCTGGCGGCACCTGGCCGCCCGCGGCCGGCGGATCGGCCGCAAGCTGCTCAACCACGGCTACGTCCGCGAGACGGCCGCACGCTTCTTCTCCGGGGCCCCGCTGACCGGGCAGCCGGGGGACCCCGACGTCCGGAAGGCGGTTTGCCGGCTGAACCCGGAGCTCGCGGCACGGTCGGTGGCCCGGGGATGATCCGGATGGGCCGGCACCGGCTGCGCCGGCTCACCTGGGGTCTGACCGACCAGGCGGCCGGCAGCCTGACCTCGCTCGCCCTCTCCGTCGCCGTGCTGCGCGGTTCGGCGGAGGGCGCGGCGCAGTTCGCCGTCGTCTTCCTCGTGCACGCACTCGCTGTCGGCTTCTGCCGGAGCATCACCACCGAGCCGGTCGCCCAGGAGCTGCCCGCCTGGGACGGCGACGCGGTGCGCGGGCACGTGCGCCGCTCGGCCGCGACGGGCGTGCTGGTGGGTCTGCTCTCGGCAGCCGTCTCGGCCGCCCTGGTGCGCCCGGACACGGTCGTGGGCCTGCTCAGCCTGGCCTTCACGCTCCTCGTCGTCCCGACCGACTCCACGCGCGGCGCCTGGATCGGCGCCGGCCGGGCGCGCGCGGCCGCGCCGTACAGCCTGCTGCAGTTCGTCGCCGCCGTCGCCGGGCTGGTGGTCGTCCTCGTCACCGGGTCGGGGCCGTGGGCGCTGGTGCCGCTCCTCGTGGTCAGCGGAGCCCTCGTGCTCGCGGCGCTGGCGCGCGGACCGCGCCTGGAGCTCGGCGCGCTGCGGCCGCGGCACTGGGTCTACGCCGCCGAGTGGTCGGTCACCTTCGGGATGGGGCAGTCCTCCGGTCTGGTGGTCTCGGCGCTCGGCCTACCGCTGCTGCCGCTGCTGGTGCGCGCCCAGGGAGTGCTCTACGGACCGATGTCCACCGCGGCCCAGGCGGTGGCGGTGCTCGCGGTGCCCGAGTTCGTGACCGCCCGCCGCACCCGGCTGCTGGCCCCCGCCGTCGTCCTGTCCGCGGCGCTGACCGCCGGGTGCGCGCTCTACGCCGTGCTGGTCATGGTCGTGCCGGCCGCGTGGCCGGCCGCCCTGCTGGGGCACGCGTGGGAACCGTTCCGGCCGGTGCTGCCGGCCGCGGCCGCCGCGTTCGTGGCGGGCGGGCTGTCCATGGGGCCCCTGGTCGCCCTGCGCGCCCGCGGCGCCGCCCGCTCGTCGCTGCGTGCCAAGGTCGTGATCGGCGTCGTGCGGCTCGTCCTGCCCGTCGCGGCCGTGGTGCCGTGGGGAGCGGAGGGCTTCTTCTGGGCCTCCGCCGCCGCCGGGCTGCTGGGCGGCGTCTGGGCGGTGCTGGCCCTGCGGCGCGTGGAGGCGACCCCGGCGGACGAGCCGGTGCCGGAGCCGGTGGCATGACGGCCCGGCTGCTCGTGACCGCCGGGGTGGGGATCGCGGTCGTCGTCGCGGGGGCGGTCGCCGTGCCGGCGGCGCTGCTGCCGGTCGCCGGCCTCGCAGTGCTCGTCCTGGCCGCGCCGCTCCTGCGCTCCCTGGCGCGCGGCGCGGCCTGGACGCTGCCGCTGCTGGCCGGGCTCGCCGTCCTGCTCACCGACACCGCCGGCCGCTCGATCGCTCCCGGCGCGGCCCGCTACCTGGCCACGGCCGCGGTCGTCGCGACCGTCGTCCTGCTCGGCGCCGCGCCCGACGCGCGCAGCCGGGCGCTCCGGACGACGGCCCTGGTGCTCTTCGGCTACGGATTGCTCGGCACGCTCTACGGCCGGTTCGCCCTCGGCACGGTCAACGGCACGCTGCCCCTCATCGGGCCGATGGTCATCGCCTGCCTGCCGCCGGTGCGGGGTCGGGGGCCGGCCGACTGGCGGCTGGGACTGCGCGCGCTGGCCGTCGCCGGGACGGTGTTCGCGCTCGGCTCGGGCCTGTCGCGTCTCGGGGTCCTGCCGGCGACGCAGATCGACGTCCTCAACCACGAGAAGGCGTTCGTGGTCGTCCTCGGCATCGCCGCCGCGCTGGCAGCCCGCGACCGGCTGCTCGTCGTCGCCTCGCTGGCGGCAGCCGTCTTCGCGTTCAGCACCTACCCGGCGGCCACGTACCTGCTCGCCGCGGGCACCGCGCTGGGCACAGTGCTGCTCGCCCGCTGGGCGCCGCGGACCGGCACGCGGGTCGTGCTCGCGGTCGTGGTGATGGCCGGGACGGTGCTCGCCGTCCTCAACGTCGACCGGCTGATCGCGCTGACCCAGTCCTACTTCCAGCTGGTCGGCAAGATCGACAACGGCGACACCCGGGAGGCGCTGTACCGGACCGCGCTGTCCCGGCTGACCAGCCCGGTGTTCTCGCACTTCTTCACCGGCGACATCACCGTGGTGGGCAACCTCAGCGGCACCGACCGGGTGGTGCCGGTGCACAACGACTACCTCTCGATCACGCTGGGCGGCGGGTTCGTCGCCGCCGCGCTGCTGCTCGGCCTGTTCCTGTTCGCGAACGGGCTGGCACTGCGCACGCTGCGCGAGGTGGACGACGCCTGGCAGCGGCGCACGGTCGTCGTCCTGCTCGGCGCCGTGAACGCCGCCGCGGTCAGCGCCTTCGCCAATCCGATCTTCATGAACCCGGGGGCGAGCGCGGTGACGTTCGCGCTGCTGGCCGCGCTGGTCGCGGCCTGCAGGGTCTACGCCAGCGGCACCGAGAGCGCGGTCGCCCAGCCCGAGCGGGTCGGGACCAGCAGCTCGACCGCCGCGGCGCGGGCTGTGAGCGGGAGCAGGGCCTCTGCCCGCTCGGCCAGACCGGCCGGCTCGGCGCCCTCGGCGAGGGTCAGGTGGGGGACGACCTCGGCGAACCGGCCCTCGTAGGGCGGGTGGTCCGGCCACTCCGCCACGGCCAGCGCGGTGAGGGCGCGGAAACGGTCGGCCGGCTCGGGAGCCAGGTAGAGGGCGTCGGGGAACCGACGCACGGAGGCGAACTCCACGTCGAAGGCCGGCACGGGCGCGAAGATCTCGCGCAGTCGTGCGGCGAGCCGTTCGTCGGCCCGGCGGACGCCGACGAACGGGAAGAGCACCGTGACGTGCCGGGGTGGTGCGCCGGGGGCGGGCTCGTCGAGCGGGAGCCCTCGGAAGGGCACCACGAGAGCGGTGGCCGAGCCGTCGCCGAGTCGACGCAACCGCCGGCGCAGCCCCGCCCGGCTCAGCACCGGAGCTCGTCGAGCAGGCGGAGGTTCGCCCGGTGCCGCGCGGCGGGCGCGAAGCCCTGGTGACCCACCCGTTGGGCCGCCGCGGACAGGCAGCCCACCGTCCGGCCGGCGACCGTCCCGGTGGTGAAGGGCTCGGGAACGCCGAGGTGGGCGGCCCACGCCACGGGGTCCACGGGGTGCACGTCGAGGGTCAGCAGGTCCGGCCGCTGCAGCAGTTCGCGGTGGGACAGGAAGTGCCCGGGTACGAACCGGTCGGCACCGCCGACGGCCGGCCGGACGTGCGCGAAACCGCCGGCGTGCAGGACGCGCAGGGCCGTCTCGGCGTCGGCGCGGTCGATGACCAGATCGAGGTCGCGGTGCACCCGCGTCTGGCGGCCGACGAGGGCGTCCACACCCCAGCCGCCGGCCAGCCAGCACCGGACGCCGGCCTCGTCGAGCGCGGTGACCCACGCGAGCACGTCGTCGGGGCCGACGGGCGGCTTGATGCCGTTCCGGAATCGCTGGACCGGACCGAGCGTGGTGAGCCCGCGCAGGCGCCCGCGCTCCAGCCAGCGGAGGCCACGACGGCCCAGGGCCACCGCGGTGGCCCTGCCGTACGTGCGCTGCTGTGCCACATCCATCCGTTCGGTCCCCGTTCCCGTCCTTGGCGGCGGACCGTACCGGCGAGGTCGGGTCGGAGCCCAGATCGAGGAGAAGGGTTCCAGCGCATCGGGTGACGCGACGGATGGTGCGGTGCGGGGTGACCCGGCTCGTCGGGCCACCCCGCACCCTGCGGTCAGCGGAGGACCGCGACCACCGTGCCGACGCCCTCGTGACCGGGATTCCCGGCGTACGCGGGATCAGTCCGGACGATGACGACGTGTGGTGCGTTCCCGCTGATCGTCGAGCCGCTCTGGCCGATCGACGACGACACGATCACCGCGAGGTACGTCGGCACCGACGCCGGCGGTTGCGCGCTGTTGCCGGGGTCGGTCGTCCAACTCGTGACATCGGTGGTCCCCGCCGCGGAGTTCGCGAACCCCTTGAACGCCGCCGGCGCGGAGTCGCCGCTCAGGTGGTTCACCTTCCACCACTGCGCGCCCCAGTACGTGACGGTGTTGCCCACGACCGCGTCCTGGTCACCGATCACGAAGCTGCCCCCGGAGCTGAGGGCGTACAGGAGCAGGGACGTCGTGGCGTCGGCGGTCTGGCCACCCTCGTCGACGATGTGCACCTTGATCGTCTTGGGACCGAGGGTCGCGTACGTGTGCGACCCGGCGACGGAGAACGGCCCGCCGGTCGGCCCAGTGATCACACCAGGGGAGACGGCCGTGCCGTCACCCCAGTCGATGGTGGCGGTGAAGTCCGCGAGGGGACCGTAGGGATTCGCGTCGGTGAAGGTCGCGACCTCCAGATCCTGGACTCCGGTCGACTTCAGGTCCAGGCCGGACGCGGTCAGCGGCGCGTCGGCGATCGTGGCGGTGAACGAGGGCATCGCGGAGTTGAAGCGGTTGTTCGTGTCGGCGATCGACACCGATCCCGCGAAACTGCCTTCCTCGACGTAGAGGTGGTCCCCGGTGACGGTGAAGACCCCGTCGTCGCCCTTTTCGATCGTGCCGGGCGTCGCAGGCGTGCCGTCACCCCACTCGATCAGCGCGGAGTACTCGGCCGCGCTGCCCTCGGGGTCCGGGTCGGTGAAGGTCGCCACCGGTCCGGCGAACGGTGCACCCTCGTCGCCTGCCAGGTCGCGTCCGGCCGCGGTGATCGGCGGGTACACCGTGACCGTCGTGGTGTCGCTGTCGGCCGCCAGCCCGTCGTCCACGGTCAGCGTGATCGTCCAGGTGCCGACGGGGAGCGTGACCGTGGGCGTCACCCCGGTCGCGGTGCCGAACGGGCCGGTCCACGTGTAGGTGAGCTGGTCGCCGTCGGGATCCGTGCTGCCTGAGCCGTCGAGGGTCACGGCGGCGCCGAACGGGCCGGTCTGGTCGACGGTCTGGGACGGGCCGGCGTCGGCGGCAGGTGGGTGCTGAGCGCGGTTGCCGAAGGTGACGCCAAAGCCGGCGTTGCCCACGCCGGCCGGAACCGTGACGACCTGTGCAGGTGCGGTGGTGTTCACCCAGCCGCTCTGGGGGAGCTCCCGCACGACGTAGGTGCCGGGGCCGGCCCCGTCCAGCGCGAAGCCGAAGGTTCCGTCGGCAGCGCTCTGGGTGGTCGCCACGGGGCCAGGGGTCTGGTCACCGAAGAGGCTGGACGTGCGGATCAGCTCGAAAGAGATGCCACCGACTCCACCTTCGCCGGCGTCGTGGTTGCCGTTCCGGTTGCTGTCGTCGAACTTCAGCCCGTTGATCGTCGGCACGGGTGCCGGAGCACTCCCGGACGGCAGCGGGAGGCTGGTGTTGCCGCACACCCGCGCGATGAAGTTGCCCGCCCAGGCCAGCGAGGTGAGGGAGACCGCGCGCCCGCCGAAGTCGAACGAGATCGTGTGGTCGGGAGTCGTGTCGACGTTGCCGGGAAGGCACGCGTTCCCGCTCCTGCTCGAGCTGGTGACGCAGGCGGACCAGCGCTGGGGCGAACCTGCCGGCACCGTGACGTTCTGCTCCGGTGCGTACCAGAGGAACTGCCGCGTGAAGCCCTGCGACTGGTACAGGTCGGCGTGCTGCTGGACAAGTTCGGTCCGGGTCACGAAATGGCCGATCCCCGGGTCGACGAGCCACGTGCTGCGGCAGCTGCCGCCCTGGGAATCGGCCATGTCCTGCTCGTTCGACCAGAAGTACCCCTGGTTGTTGGTGCATACGTTCGGTGCGGCCGACGCGTTGGGAGCAAGGGCGACGGATCCTGCGGCGACCGCCGCGGCCAGTGCTCCGGTGGTGATGACGGCATGCAGCCGCCGGGACCTCGATCTCACAGCGCTCCCCCTCGATGGGCGGCCGCCCGCCAACTGGGGGCCGCGGCACCGCGCGACCAGCCGCGCGGTGGCCGGACGCTAAGGGACGAACGGTCTCCGGAACGGATGAGACCGATCCGTCACGGTCTCGGATGCGTACCGAAGAGGAGGTACGGGCCCGGCCCTTGCACGACCAGGGCGACGAGGGGTCAGCAGGTCAGAGCCGGGGTGCGGCTACCCGCCGTCCAGTCGAGGAGGTCCTCGGCCAGCCAGGTGTTGATGACGTTGTCGGGGTCGACGTCGCACTCGACCGCGCGCTCGCAGCCGTTGCCCTGCCAGTCGAGCTGGCCGGGGGCGTGCGCGTCGGTGTCGATGGCGAACAGGCAGCCGGTCTCGACGGCGAGCCTCAGCAGCCGCTTGGGCGGGTCGAGCCGCTCCGGCCGCGAGTTGATCTCGACCGCCGTCCCGAACTCGACGCAGGCGGCGAACACGGCCTCCGCGTCGAACTGGGACTCCGGCCGCGGCCGCTGCGTGCCGTCCCGCTGCCGGCGGCCGATCACCAGCCGGCCGGTGCAGTGCCCGAGGACGTCGGTGTGCGGGTTGGCGACCGCGGTGAGCATCCGGGCCGTCATCGCGGCGGACTCGGCGCGCAGGTCGGAGTGCACGCTCGCGACGACGACGTCGAGCCGCTCGAGCAGCTCGTCGGTCTGGTCGAGCGAGCCGTCGACGTTGATGTCGCACTCGATGCCGGTGAGGATCCGGAACGGCGCAAGCTCCTCGTTGAGCGCGGCCACCACGTCCAGCTGCTTCTCCAGCCGCTCCGGCGTCAGCCCGTTGGCCACGGTCAGGCGGGGGGAGTGGTCGGTCAGCGCCATGTACTCGTGGCCGAGCGCGAGCGCGGCCTCGGCCATCTCGCGGATCGGTGAGCCGCCGTCCGACCAGTCCGAGTGCGTGTGCAGGTCGCCGCGCAAGGCGGCCCGGAACTCGGCGACGTCGTCGGCCAGCGGGACGAGCTCGGCGAACTTCTCCTCGAGGTCGGCGAGGTAGTCGGGGACCTGCCCCTTCGCCGCCTGGACGACGACGGTCGCCGTCTTCGGGCCGATGCCCTTGAGGTCCTTGAGCGTGTTCGTGCGGATGCGGCGCTTCAGCTCGGCGTCGTCCATCGCGTCGACGACGACGGCGGCCGAGCGGAACGCCTGCACCCGGTAGGACGGCTCGCGGGCGCGCTCCAGGAGGAAGGCGATCCTCCGGAGCGCGGCCGCGGGATCCGACGAGGTCAGGACGTGACCTTCTTCTTGGCGCTCTTGGCCTGCTTCTTGGCCTCCTTGCGGGCCTGCTTCGCCTGCTTGGCGGCCTTCTTCTGCACCCGCTCGGCCTTCTTCTGCGCCTTGGCCAGCTGCTTCTCGGTCGCCTCGGTCGCCCGGTGGGCGGCGCGGCGGGCCCGCCAGCCGACCGACGGCTTGCCCTCGGTGTCGACGGCGGCGATCAGCAGGGCCCCGGCCAGGCCGAGGTTCTTGAGGAAGTGGA
Protein-coding regions in this window:
- a CDS encoding acyltransferase encodes the protein MIPSRWLPEGLRPPLLRLAGIPVGAGTRIEHSVFFKGGRVRIGEGCYLNSATIVDPGSASVEIGDGVAIGAGAVIAAATHDLGPSANRAAANRSEPVVIGTGAWLGARVVVLPGVTIGRGAVIGAGAVVTRDCAPDASYAGVPARLLRELDQGSGGA
- a CDS encoding glycosyltransferase family 4 protein, which translates into the protein MAAASLSRGTSSPLRIAVVHSFYRSDSPSGENAMVDAQVAALLRRGHEVRLFAAASDDVGGPLGALRQAVTVATGAGRAPVRDWAPDVVHLHNTFPNLGRRWTARLDVPLVATLHNYRPLCAAATLYRDGAVCTECVDSGRHRGLVHGCYRGSRLATLPLTLGQRGADDPVLRSAAVLTALSPSQAERFVAAGVPAERLRVLPNFVPDDLAPAPGPGGHAWLYAGRLTADKGIADAVHAWPAEIPLVVVGDGPAADDVRAAARGKQVDVRPPLSRPEVLDLLGRSRGLVFPSRWPDPFGLVYAEALAAGTPVLATHPSAAAAMAGQDGAGLAVDAVTPELVRRAHADFAGGRPAARRAFEARYTEAAHVAALEEVYAEAIGVPTTRSRRSVSRA
- a CDS encoding glycosyltransferase family 4 protein; the protein is MRILLASVEDARDVRAWSGTPFHLAASLRAAGADVVLAGPLGERFGLPLKVLQRLRNSVAPGTWSRLREPVVLDGYARQVERAISATSPDVVLAPGTLPVARLRTDVPVVTYTDATFAGLVDFYADYTGLSRRYLRMGHAMERSALERVSLAVYSSAWAARSAVADYGLPPDKVAVVPFGANVADPGPLADRRDDGCRLLLVGRGWERKGADLAVATTARLRSLGVPATLDVVGCRPPSVVAVPGFVTVHGSLEKDDPQAAARLAELYASAAFFLLPTRADCTPVVLAEAQAHGVPVITADVGGTASMLAPGRSGWVLPPAEFVDAAAARIAGAWARPAEHAALRQGAREFYTSTLNWPSAAQALLTLLRERVVGTPIASA
- a CDS encoding polysaccharide biosynthesis tyrosine autokinase — protein: MDARRYLRLARRAWALLLVGVVLGGGAAFGVSAALPERYTATTQLFVSTTGADDLSTAVQGNYYAQGKVASYAQLATSKELASAVIDDLGLDATAQQVMSRLSATVVTDTTILDITVTDDTAQGAYSIARSVDTQFADLVDDLETPRGTTTSPIKITVIATPELPTAPSSPNLRANVALGAVLGLVLAVLVAVVRDRLDTTVKDDDTASALTGAPVIGHVPVAAHLSEGQPPAPHTSSPAAEAIRHVRTNLAFLDVDRPPRTILLTSSVPGEGKTTLAGHLAVALAESGNRVALVEGDLRRPRLTRYLGLVSGVGVTSVLTGAAELDEVLQPVRDGALEVLGAGPLPPNPSELLASEAFATLLAELAGTHDVVLIDAPPLLPVADAGALAGLVDGVLLCARWGKVDAEDLQRSAASLDRLGARLLGVVMTQVPHRAAPVAYGYGVQPASTRRRWARRRAPQGPAIAVPPVRPRTAQSTPLAESRGH
- a CDS encoding WecB/TagA/CpsF family glycosyltransferase, which codes for MSPGTRATPLAGMSFAHLDLDAATRLLLSPQGLRTGVPWRLVNTWSIALAHRQRGYASVLRGDGVNLADGKPVAWVLRALGRRHGSSTVAAQVRGPDFFPHVLDVGRRAAVRHYLLGGTAETLERLQTVIAERFPGCRVVGAEAPPFRPLTHDERAAQDERIRSSGADVVWVGLGTPKQDIEAQRLAAALDRPVVAVGAAFDFLAGTKSEAPRWVQRAALEWLFRFASEPGRLWRRYTLGLLFFARVALRDLRRPVVRSLPVGSLRRPQPGMRLAEEFAVERVGA
- a CDS encoding glycosyltransferase family 2 protein, whose amino-acid sequence is MTSAPEAGSATDTAFLTVLTPAFRAASFLPANLASVAGTGAQHVVMDGGSDDGTVPLLEAASSVVWRSEPDRGQSHALNKALAHADGTWVGWLNADEFYLPGVLEWVQERLRADDVDVLYGDWAEVDLEGRLLRLVANHGYSAEVLRRGSCYVPSCATFIRRELLEQVGGWREDIRTIMDWDLWLRLDAAGARFRYEPVVMSGFTRHPGQVTARFTELTRVEQDRMRSEFGIDLPAWRHLAARGRRIGRKLLNHGYVRETAARFFSGAPLTGQPGDPDVRKAVCRLNPELAARSVARG
- a CDS encoding 2'-5' RNA ligase family protein; amino-acid sequence: MLSRAGLRRRLRRLGDGSATALVVPFRGLPLDEPAPGAPPRHVTVLFPFVGVRRADERLAARLREIFAPVPAFDVEFASVRRFPDALYLAPEPADRFRALTALAVAEWPDHPPYEGRFAEVVPHLTLAEGAEPAGLAERAEALLPLTARAAAVELLVPTRSGWATALSVPLA